Part of the Kordiimonas pumila genome is shown below.
AGCCGCAAGTGCAGTAGCGGCTTGCGCACCAAGGCTTGACCCACCCGTGCCGAGAATAACCAGATTAGAGAAGCCGCTTGTTATATGAGCCGCCAGCTTTTCAATGCCAGCAGTATCTGGCCCGCCTGCCGCTTGTGTCAGGCATGGCAAAAGGCCATTACCCGCAAAGTTTTTTGCAAAGACCGTCGCTTTGTTAAGGTTTTCGGCATAAGCACCAGCAAGGCCTAAAGCCTCTATCTGTTGCTGGAGTGATGTATCGCCAAAAGCAAATTTAAACATTTTCTTTCCCTGTTACAGTGCCCTTAGGCGCTTTATTATATCGTATCAGGCGTGGCTTTTTTGTGTTTATGGTACCTTTTAAATGCATTTTACGGCATGTTGCGGTTCGCCTCGCGGAACCACAGGTTAAAGGCCCATTTTTCACCGTCAATAACAGGGCACCCTGCGTGCAGGCTATTCGGGTGCCTGTTTGTTGTGCCGTCATAACAATTATGAAAAACCAGCAGTTTTCCGCGTTCTGCTGCTATCTTTATTTTTAGCTTGGGAAACTCTGTACCGCCGCCTTTTTTAACGGTGTTCAGGTACCCAAGAACAGTTGTCAGGCGCTGGCCGCCCCGTTTCATATTCCTGTCGCCGGCCTCTGTGCCGGGCTGAAAAGCATCAAAGTGGGCCTTATATTCCGCATTAATACCATAGCGGATAAGCTGAAAGCTTTCAGCGTGGCTAAGTGGTAAGCCGACAAGGCCGGCAATGCGTTGCGCCAATTTGGTTGTTACTTCATCCGCCTTATGGTTGATCCAGCACAGGTCATTGGTGCGCCCTTGTGACACCACCCCCTCTTTTTCGCCAGAAACAAAAGCCCGTGTCATTCCATTGGTGCCGCCAAGCGCAATCATATGATCGCATTCTTTGGGGGTCATGAAATTATCAAGAGTATAAACCCTTGGTTCCAAGTTAAGATCAATAATTGCACGTTTCATAAACAGGCCGACACTATAATAACAAACTCTTACTCTGCAAATATTACGGTTATTTGTACAGAGGGCAGATATAAAATATCCATAAGGATATGCTAAATATACTCAATTTCCCTAAAAGTGAAAAAGCGGGTGACATAGGTATGCATACTGATTTATGAATATAGGGCTTAATATCTTGTGAATACAGGGGGAATCTTGAGATGCTGAAAACAATCGTAAGTGCTGTTGCTGCCATGACAGTATTGTGCAGTTGCCAGATGTCAGCCCAAGGGTCAGAACCAACCGAGGCTGTAGCGGCTTATGACGGCACGGGCGTGCAGCCACCAAAAGAAATCCTCTTGCAGGAAGGCAAGACCATTGGCGATATAAAATTGCCTAAAGGCTCAGCTATAGATGCTAAAAAATCTATCATTCTGGGTAGCGGGCCTAATTCATTTGGTAAAATTTATGCCGGTGTCAAAGCTGACAGCGAGATGGTAACGCGCTTTTTTCTGGATAATATGCCTGCAGATGGCTGGGAGCTGATCAGCGAATTTCAGGCAGACGATACCACGCTCACATACCAGAAGCCCACCCGTGTTGTAATTGTGCTTATAGAACGGGGCTCGCGCTCAACCAGTGTGCGGATTACACTAACACCGCGCAGTTAAAGGTCGAACACGTCACTAAAAGAAAAGGGGCCTTAAATGTAAGGCCCCAGTTTGGTTACTGGCTCTTTAGCTGGCCAGTGGCGTTTATACGTGTGTATTCTAGAACGTAACGTTCAGGCCAACATGGAAGGTGTCACCCTTTTTCAGGTCTGTCGCCCACAGGCGGCTATAGCGTGTGGTAACAGCAACCTTGTCAGAGAACATCATTTTCACGCCTGCTTCTGCGCTGTAGCGGTCTTTTGCGGTTGCCACTGTTTTGATAGTGGCGGGTGCCGCTGTGTTACCAGAAAGCTGCGCAGTCAGGTCGTGGCTATCACCCTTTGTGCGGTAACGCCATGCTGTGCCGGCAAAAGGCTGCACTTCAACAGAGTTCCCAATTCTGAAACTTGGCGCCTCAATAAGGGTGTTACTTTCGATCCACTGTGATGTTTTGTTTTGTCCACCGTAGGTAAGGCCAAGGCCCGGCACGCCTGTTTCGCTGTAGCCGTTTAGGTCAACCTTGCCGTAATAGTAAGTGCCATCGAGGCGTATGTTAAAAGCGCCGATTTGGTAGTTGGTGGCAAGGCCCGCACCAATGTTCCAGAACTCGCCTTTTGTTTTGCCGCCAGCAATGTAGTTCGGCAGGCCTGTGTCGCGGTTGATGTCTTTTACTCTTGCGTCACCGTATTGGCCGGTCAGGGTAAAGTTTAGTTTTGGTACCCCGTATGATGCCCACGCGTGCAGCGCTTTGGTTGATGCCTTGAAGCTGCTTTCGCCGCTGAGTTCTGCCTCAGTGTCCATAAAGCTAATGCTGCCGCCCACATAGAGCCTGTCTGAAAGCGCGGTTTCAAGGCCCACAAGGCCGCCTTTCATCGTGAGGTCCATGCTTGGGTTTGTGCCTAAGCCTTTCATTTCTGGTGTAGCGTACAGTACATCAGCAAAAAGGTTCAGCTTGCCTGCAGATGTTTTGCCAATGTGGCGGTTTAGTTTGGTTTGTGCCATTTCAGCACTAAACTGTACTGCGTCAGGCATGCGGCTTGTCATGCGCGCGGCACTGCCGTTTGCGCCCGCAAGCGTGGCAGACCACCAGCGCGCCACATAGGAATGGCCTTTTTCTGTCATGTGCAGGCCATCAAGGAAGAGATGGCGGTTTTGCCCGGCTTTGTCAGCGGCGCAAATGGCCCCTGTGTCTGAGTTAAGGCAGGCTGTATCTGTATTATCAAAACCAAGGGTGCTCGCATTCTCTGTCAGGTAGGCCATCAAGTCAGCGTACTTCAGTGTTACGACATTAATGTCGCCTGTTAGGCCACTTTCCGCGATGGCGCTTGTCATCGCATCGTTTACAGCGCTTACCATGTCCCCTAATGCGGCTTGTGTTTCCGTATCGCCTGTAAAAATAGGCGCATACTGGAGCGGTTGCAGTTCTGAAATGATAACGGTTTTAATGCCTGTGGCAGATAGTGTTTCGATGTTCTCTAAGGTTGCGCCGATCACGTCTGTAGCAATGCTTTCGGCATCTTCACCAGCTTCCATGCGGTCTAGGAAGTCGTTCGCGCCTGCAATCATGAAGGCTACGTCATTTGTATTTGGGGTGATGGAACCTGCGCTCACAAGATCACGAAAGGCTTCTGTTTGCACGAGCACGCCTGTTTCAACGCCGTAGGGCACAAGGTCGCCGCCCCGTGTCATATGTGCACCTGAAATGGCAAAGTTAATATTGTTTGTATTGAGATCAGGGTCGAGAATAATATCAACATCACGGCCCATCATTTCAGCCCATATAAGGCCGTTTGAATCGCGCTCAAAGCCATTATTTGATGAGTTGGGGTAAAAATCTTCACCGCGTGAGCCAACAATGGCGCTAAAGTTACCTTGGCCAAGGTTGCTATCACCAAAGAAATACCAGTTGCCGTCCCCTGCATCAGCGGCGGCTTGCCCCGTGATCAGTGTAAGAGCGCTACAGCATGCAAGAAGCGTGTTTCTTGTGTTTTGGGTAAGCGAAAGGGTTCGCTGAAAATATCTGCGTTTCATAAGTCTATCCTTTTAGTCGTAACTTGGGCCGTTTATCCGGCGTTTCGTGGCCTTGCCATATTCGGAAAGGCCGTTTTGTGTGGTTATGTTCCTGCTGTCAGTTTTTTATGATTTTTCTTTAAGTGTGCTAAACCTCTCCCTGTATTCAGTGGCAGAAATGCCAAGCTGACGCATGAAGGTGCGCCTCATGCGCTCGGGGTTATTGAAGCCTGTTTTTAGGGCAATCTGTTCTATGGAAGTGTCCGTGTGCTCTAGTTCTGCTTTTGCAGCCTGAAAGCGGGCGGCTTCAACATAGTTGGCGGGTGTCATCCCAATTTCTTTGTTAAACTTACGGGCAAATGACCGCTCTGACATATGGGCGCATGCCGCAAGTGATGTCACGGTCAGCGGTTCGTGCAAATTTTGCAAAATATGATCAAGCACGCGGGTGAGCGATGGGTCTTGCGCCTTTTGAGCAATAAGCTGCGAACTAAACTGGGACTGTCCGCCGGGGCGCACCATATACATTACATTATAGCGCGCTACCTGCAGGGCTATGTCGTGACCCCAGTCATGTTCTACAATCGCAAGGGCAAGGTCCATACCGGTGGTTACACCCGCTGACGTCCATACATTGCCGTCTTGCACGTAAATGGCGTCAGGCTCTAGGCGCACTTCCGGGTATTTTTCTGCCATAATAGGGCACCACCACCAGTGTGTTGTGGCGCGCCTGCCGTTTAGAATGCCAATTTCTGCCAGAATAAGCGCGCCTGTGCATATGGAAATAACCCGCTTTGCTGAGCGTGCTGTCTGGCGAACATAGCTCATTAATTTTGGGCTTTTCAGAGCATCAAGTGTGCCGTGCCCACCTGCAATAATAAGGGTGTCAATGGGCCTTGTGTCCTCTAAGGCTTCATCAAAGCTTGTATCGGCATAAACATACATGCCGCTTGAAGTTTGCAGTTTGCCTTTCTTTTCGGCCACTACAAACAAATCGTATCCTGCGGTATTTTTATCCAAAAATAACCGGGTGCCTGAAAGTATTTCAAGGGGGCCGATTACATCCAGAATATGGCTGTTGGGGTATGCCACCATGGCAACCCTGCGTACGCCGTTATGTGTTTGGCTGATATGTTGTGTCTTTGTCATAGTCTGAAAATACTGTCAGACAGCAAAAACGGATAGGTCAAAAATCCCACGTTTTCTGCCAAAGCAAAAAAAGCTGCATAAATACTAGGGTTTTGGCTAAAAAAATGGGGGCATATAGCCCCCTTTAGTGGTGTCAGAACCGTATAATATTCTTAGATGTCTACTTCTTCACCCGGCAGGGGCGGCATGTTATGCCCCAGCGTTGTTAGCATGTGGGGTACGGCGTCCATAATATTGGTGCCGGGGCCAAATATGTGGGCAACACCCTGTTCTTTAAGCGCCGCATAGTCTTGCTGAGGAATAACACCGCCGGCGATTATACGGATATGTTTTGCATTCCGCTTCTCCAGTTCTTCCCTTAGGGCTGGCACCAGTGTCAAGTGGCCTGCGGCAAGCGAGGAAACCCCCACCATGTCTACCTTGTCTGCAACTGCTTTGTCTGCAACTTCAGCCGGTGTTTGAAAGAGGGGGGTCATCAACACCTTAAAGCCAAGGTCAGACAAAGCAGCCGCAACTGTTTTCACGCCTCGGTCGTGGCCGTCTTGCCCAATTTTAGCAAGCAGAACAGTAGGCCTTTTACCGCGAGAGGCTGCGAAATTTTCAACTTCGCCGATTAGGAAATCAAATTTTGCATCTTTTGACGCTGTCATTCTATAGACACCGGGGCTAGGCTTTAAGCCAGCCTTATGGCGGTTAAATGCCTTTTCCATAGCGTCAGACATTTCGCCGAGTGTCGCACGCACCCGCGCTGCTTTCACGCAGAGGTCCAGCAAGTTCGCTTTGCCCGCAGCGCCGTCGGCAAGGGCTTTAAGGGCGGCTTTAACATCGTCTTCATTTCTGGTGTCGCGCAGTTTTTTAAGGCGTTCTTTTTGCTGCCGGATAACCGACTGGTTATCAATTTCCAGAATTTCAACCGGGTCTTCGTCAGTGAGCTTGTATTTGTTAACGCCGACAATAACTTCATTACCGGTATCAATATCAGCTTGGCGATTAATGGCGGCTTCTTCAATCAGTTTCTGCGGGAAACCAGCTTCAACCGCTTTGGTCATGCCCCCCAGTTTTTCAACTTCATCAATCAGCTTGCGGGCTTCTGTCACCAGTTCGTTGGTCAGGTGTTCGATCAGGTACGAGCCACCAAGGGGGTCAACCGTGTTGGTTATGCCGGTTTCTTCCTGAATGATAAGCTGGGTATTACGGGCAATACGTGCTGAAAAGTCTGTCGGTAGGGCTATGGCTTCGTCGAGCGCGTTTGTGTGCAGCGACTGTGTACCGCCAAATACAGCGGCCATAGCTTCAATTGTGGTGCGGACCACATTATTATACGGGTCTTTTTCAGTGAGGCTCACGCCAGATGTTTGGCAGTGGGTGCGCAGCATCATAGATTTTTCTGATTTCGCGCCTAAATCTTTGGTGTAATGCGCCCACAGGGTGCGTGCAGCCCTTAGTTTCGATACTTCCATCAGGAAGTTCATGCCAATGGCAAAGAAAAAGCTCAGGCGCGGAGCGAAGCTGTCAATGTTACGGCCACGGGCCACAGCGGTGCGCACATATTCGATACCGTCTGCGATCGTAAAGGCCAGTTCTTGCGCTTGTG
Proteins encoded:
- a CDS encoding 2OG-Fe(II) oxygenase, giving the protein MKRAIIDLNLEPRVYTLDNFMTPKECDHMIALGGTNGMTRAFVSGEKEGVVSQGRTNDLCWINHKADEVTTKLAQRIAGLVGLPLSHAESFQLIRYGINAEYKAHFDAFQPGTEAGDRNMKRGGQRLTTVLGYLNTVKKGGGTEFPKLKIKIAAERGKLLVFHNCYDGTTNRHPNSLHAGCPVIDGEKWAFNLWFREANRNMP
- a CDS encoding autotransporter domain-containing protein, with protein sequence MKRRYFQRTLSLTQNTRNTLLACCSALTLITGQAAADAGDGNWYFFGDSNLGQGNFSAIVGSRGEDFYPNSSNNGFERDSNGLIWAEMMGRDVDIILDPDLNTNNINFAISGAHMTRGGDLVPYGVETGVLVQTEAFRDLVSAGSITPNTNDVAFMIAGANDFLDRMEAGEDAESIATDVIGATLENIETLSATGIKTVIISELQPLQYAPIFTGDTETQAALGDMVSAVNDAMTSAIAESGLTGDINVVTLKYADLMAYLTENASTLGFDNTDTACLNSDTGAICAADKAGQNRHLFLDGLHMTEKGHSYVARWWSATLAGANGSAARMTSRMPDAVQFSAEMAQTKLNRHIGKTSAGKLNLFADVLYATPEMKGLGTNPSMDLTMKGGLVGLETALSDRLYVGGSISFMDTEAELSGESSFKASTKALHAWASYGVPKLNFTLTGQYGDARVKDINRDTGLPNYIAGGKTKGEFWNIGAGLATNYQIGAFNIRLDGTYYYGKVDLNGYSETGVPGLGLTYGGQNKTSQWIESNTLIEAPSFRIGNSVEVQPFAGTAWRYRTKGDSHDLTAQLSGNTAAPATIKTVATAKDRYSAEAGVKMMFSDKVAVTTRYSRLWATDLKKGDTFHVGLNVTF
- a CDS encoding GlxA family transcriptional regulator; the protein is MTKTQHISQTHNGVRRVAMVAYPNSHILDVIGPLEILSGTRLFLDKNTAGYDLFVVAEKKGKLQTSSGMYVYADTSFDEALEDTRPIDTLIIAGGHGTLDALKSPKLMSYVRQTARSAKRVISICTGALILAEIGILNGRRATTHWWWCPIMAEKYPEVRLEPDAIYVQDGNVWTSAGVTTGMDLALAIVEHDWGHDIALQVARYNVMYMVRPGGQSQFSSQLIAQKAQDPSLTRVLDHILQNLHEPLTVTSLAACAHMSERSFARKFNKEIGMTPANYVEAARFQAAKAELEHTDTSIEQIALKTGFNNPERMRRTFMRQLGISATEYRERFSTLKEKS
- the scpA gene encoding methylmalonyl-CoA mutase; this translates as MLKNWRNLAEKELRGKNPDALVWQTREGIDLNPLYTKEDTEHLDPGVPGFFPFTRGVKATMYAGRPWTIRQYAGFSTAEESNAFYRRNLAAGQKGLSVAFDLATHRGYDSDNPLVVGDVGKAGVAIDSIEDMKVLFDGIPLDEMSVSMTMNGAVLPILAFYIIAAEEQGVSQDKLAGTIQNDILKEFMVRNTYIYPPEPSMRIIADIIEYTSDNMPQFNSISISGYHMQEAGATQAQELAFTIADGIEYVRTAVARGRNIDSFAPRLSFFFAIGMNFLMEVSKLRAARTLWAHYTKDLGAKSEKSMMLRTHCQTSGVSLTEKDPYNNVVRTTIEAMAAVFGGTQSLHTNALDEAIALPTDFSARIARNTQLIIQEETGITNTVDPLGGSYLIEHLTNELVTEARKLIDEVEKLGGMTKAVEAGFPQKLIEEAAINRQADIDTGNEVIVGVNKYKLTDEDPVEILEIDNQSVIRQQKERLKKLRDTRNEDDVKAALKALADGAAGKANLLDLCVKAARVRATLGEMSDAMEKAFNRHKAGLKPSPGVYRMTASKDAKFDFLIGEVENFAASRGKRPTVLLAKIGQDGHDRGVKTVAAALSDLGFKVLMTPLFQTPAEVADKAVADKVDMVGVSSLAAGHLTLVPALREELEKRNAKHIRIIAGGVIPQQDYAALKEQGVAHIFGPGTNIMDAVPHMLTTLGHNMPPLPGEEVDI